In the Desulfuromonadales bacterium genome, ACCTCCACAATCTCGGCGGCATGCCGTTCCATGATGTCCAGATCCTCGTCAAGACGTTCGAGATTCCTGTCAAGACCGGATTCGACCTTCTTCACTCTTTCCTGGGTGTTCAGCTCGGCCATGCATACCTCCCTGCACTGCTTGCGCCCTTTGCGCCGCCGAGCCCAATGCCCGCCCGGATTAAAGGGTGCCTTCCTGCCTGTTTTCAGTATAGCACAGACTTTGCCGGAGCCAGCAACGGGGATTGGTGCAATCAGCAAAGCACAGATACGCGTTCCGAACACCGCCCAGCGACTTCCGGACCCCGGCCTGCCGACGCCAGGCGGCCTGCAGCCGGCAGATCCGTCAGCGGACCTCTCCACGGCTGGCTCAATGCCTGCCCTGCGTTGGCCGCTTCCCCCGCCGGAGCACGGTCACCATCCCGTCGTGGAGCAGACCGTTGCTGGCCAGACATTCCTGGCCGCATATATCCAGCGACCGGCCGTCAAAATCAGAGACCCGGCCGCCAGCCTCGGTCACCAGCAGCTGCCCGGCCGCGACATCCCAGGGTTTGAGTTTC is a window encoding:
- a CDS encoding inositol monophosphatase family protein, with protein sequence GFPYDRKTSSVNNYDHFLNFQQEAQACRRAGAASLDLAYTAAGRLDGYWEMKLKPWDVAAGQLLVTEAGGRVSDFDGRSLDICGQECLASNGLLHDGMVTVLRRGKRPTQGRH